CAACATACTTATGTGGAGTCTGGTGATTATGTTTTTATGGATATGACAAGTTTTGAAGAGACAAGACTCACCTCGGAACAAATCGGTAAAGGCGCAAAGTACTTAAAAGAGGGAATGGAGGTTAATGTAATTTTTCATAATGGTAAAGTTTTAGAAGTAGAACTTCCAATATCTATTACTTTGAAAGTTACAGAGACTGATCCTGGAGTTAAAGGTGATACTGCTAGTGGCGGTACTAAACCAGCTATTCTGGAGACAGGTGCTCAAGTTATGGTTCCTTTATTTATTTCTGTTGGAGAAATGATTAAGATTGATACTCGTAATGACAGTTATCTTGGACGTGAAAATTAATGGCTATGAAATTAGATCATGAAGACTTAAATCGCTTAATAGAGAAAATCTCTACAAGTGATATACAAGAGTTCTCTCTAGAGGGAGAAGATTTTAAACTCGAAATAAAAAGGAATCTATTTGATCAGAACCAAGTTACTAATAATTTAGTTCCTAATACCTCATTTGACAGGCAAACTATTGCTAACAAAAAAAATATTAATGATAATATCCCTATCGTTAATGAGCCTGAAGAGCCTCAGGTAGCGCCCCTAGGACGTTCTGACCTTGTCGAAATTACTTCTCCTATGGTAGGAACATTCTATAGGGCTGCAGCGCCTGACGAGGAGCCATTTGTCGAAGTAGGAAATAACGTTAAGGTTGGTCAAACTATTTGTATTTTGGAAGCAATGAAGTTAATGAATGAAATTGAATCTGAATTTAATGCTGAAATAGTAGAGATTCTTGTCGAAAATGGGACACCCGTTGAATTTGGTCAAGTTTTAATGCGTGTTAAGCAGTCTTGAATTGTTAGTCATTTCTATAGCAGCCTTTATAGCCTCAATCATACTCTGTGATTGAGCAATTCCTTTACCAGCAATATCAAATCCCGTTCCATGATCCGGAGATGTTCTTATAAAAGGTAAACCGATTGTGGTATTAACTGAGTAATTAAGAGCTATTACTTTCATTGGTATTAAACCTTGATCATGATACATAGCAAGAATGCCATCATGCTTTTCAGCATTTTTGTCATTCCAGGCTTTTACGGAAGAATTCCAGCAACTATCTGGTGATAAAGGGCCTAATAATTTAATATTTTTATTTTTCTCTTTCCATGTTAGTAATGCATCATTAAGCCAGTCTTGTTCTTCATGGCCTAGGATACCTTCTTCGCCGGCATGAGGGTTTAATCCGGCTACTTTTAAAGTGGGTCTATCAATATAGGTATTACAAAAATCTTTGAAAAGATCTAATTTAGAGTGAATTAATTCTGTAGTTAATTTCTTGGGGACTTCACAAAGGGCTATGTGGGTTGTAGCTAGTAAAGTATTAAATCTCCAACCTGTAATTGGTGATTTTGCTGTGAACAACATTCCAACGTTTTTTACTCCACAAGATTTTGCTAGTACTTCGGTTTGACCAGTGAAGAAATGACCTGCTAGAGACCATGATTTTTTACAAATTGGTCCAGTTACAAGTGCTGAATTGGGATATTGTTTTACAATTTCTATTGCTTTTGTTAGGTAATAAAAACTTGAATTACCGTGAGTTAATTTAGGGTCATTATCAGATGAAGAAATTTCGAGATCATGTATCTTTAAATTATCAGGATTTGCAAGGTTTTCTAATCCTAAGGACCTAAGATGTGTAAATGTATTTTGTAGATTTTTTTTTGATCCAACTAATATATAGTCAATATTTTCTGGTATTTCATTAGAAAAAAGTGCTTTTAAGATTATTTCCGGTCCAATGCCTGACTCATCTCCGACGCTTAATACTACCTTTAATTTTTTATTTGTATTTTGAAAAATCATAAAAAGTTTTTAAATTTATTTTTTAACTATTTAAATAGCAATTTCTTAAGCCCATTTTATAGTTTTTATAAATTAGTTTATATCCGAGTGTTTCGCATAAAAGTTTATTCGATACTCTTCTATTTTCCATCCAAAAAGATTGAGCAATAGGTGATAATTCATCTTTTGCATCTTCAAACAATATTGGCTTTGGCATTTTTAAACCAAGTAAATCGTAGCAATATTGAATAACTTCTATCTGAGAACATGGTTTATCATCTGCAATATTAATTATTTGGTGAAACTTTAAGTAATTTTTATTTTGTAGTAAATAAATAATTGCATGTGTAATATCAGCTACATGAACTCTTGAAAATACTTGAGCTTTTTTTAAAATAACTCGAATTTTTTGATTTTTGATTGCTTCAAATGTTGATCTTCCAGGTCCATAGATACCCGGTAATCTAAAAATTTGCACGGGCAAGCTAGATTCAATCCATTTTTTTTCGCAATTTAATCTATTAAAACTTCTTTCTTGAAAAGGATTAGGCTCATCTATCTCAGAAACCCAACCACCTTCGGTGTTTCCATATACTCCTGTGGTAGATAAATATCCAACCCATTCAAGTGATAAATCTTGTAATTTACTTTGAAGACTGTCCAATACGGGATCTCTGCCATTTCTGTCAGGAGGAATACAACTAAGAATATGAGTGACTCCATCAAAAATTTCTTCATCAGGAACTACACCGTTTTCACTATTGAAAATAAAACTATTTGGATCTTTGCTTGCAGATCTTGAGCTTGTTAAAACAGTGCAACCAAATTTTCTAATAGTTTTTGCAAAAAAACTACCGCTGAACCCACATCCAAAGATTAAAAATTTGTTTTTATTTCCGAGTTGACTTGCAGGTTTATTCATGCTGGGTTAAAGTAGTACATATGTATTAATTGACGATGAAGACAGCTCTTGAGCCCGATTTAAAATCAAAAACTTTTTATATTATCAAAAGTTATCCCCGTCTTGTAGAGAAAGAAGTAAATGTAGTTAATTTTAAATTCTACCAAAAGTTATTTGTCATTCTTATTTCATTTTCCATAATTTTAATATTCCCAGAATCGCCAAGAGAATTGGAAAATATATGTGAGATTTATAACGCTAAAAAAATATGTAATGTTTGGTAGTCAAGCTGCTTTATATTCTGATTCATCTGTTAAGTAATTTTTATTTTTTACCTTAAAATTTGGATTAGCCCATTGTAATAATCTAATTGCTAATCTTAAATCACCCTCTAACCAAGCTCTTATAGCCATTGCTCGTCGAGGATCGTAAAATTTTTGCTTTCTATACCAATACAAAGCATTTTCATCTGATTTATCTCCATTACAGGAAAGACATGCAGGGACGCAGTTTTCTGTTGTACTTAAGCCTCCTTGGCTTCTTGGTATTACATGGTCAATAGATTCAGATGGTTTTCCGCAATATATACAACTTTTTCCTGTAAACCTATGAATAGATTTTCGCCATTGTCTAAATCTGAACTTTGGACATAAATCCTCTAAAAAAACCGCATCATTAATATGCATTCAGAACATTTAGTTAAATAAATCATGGCTTGAATATATTAAAAGTCAATATTTATTTATGCTTTATTAGTCTAAATTTGCCAGTAAGAATGCGATTTAGTATGTTTAGATACAAAATAGTATTTATTAAATTTTAAAAAAATTATTATTTTTCAAAGCCTTAATAACTGTATCTATCTAGTGTTTCATCAGTAAATGTTTCATCATTAGCTTCTTCTAATTCTTTTTCTAATCTTTTTCTTCTCAATTCTTTATCTTTTTCTTCTTTTTCTTTTCTTTTTTCTTCTTTTTCTAAATCTCGTATTAGTTTTCTATTGGGATGAAGATTATCTAAATATTCAACGCAATAACTCAATTCTTCTTTTTCTCTTATAACTGTTTCTGTTATTTGCGCTGCTGCATTTTTAGGTGAAACTTTGAAAATTCCTCCTTTTTGTTTTTTTATATATGAATAAGCTGCATCCCAACTACTTTCATGGTCATTTCCGCCATCTCTCATAGTACAAAAAATTTCTGCTCCAAATGAACTTGCATTTACTCTTGACGTAGTAAGGGTTATAGGAGTGAAAATTCCCAAAGCTAATAAAATCAGTTTTCTCTTCTTAAATTTTTGCATTAGCCCTTTAACTTCTATTTAAAAATATCTTTTATTATTAATATGTCTATAGAAATTTAAGATTTAATTATTCCAAATATATTCAAGCATTTCACAACTAAAGGAAGAATTAAAAGCACAGTAATTAATCTTACTGCGTGTAGAGTTGCTACTGCAGCTCCCACTCCGTATTCAGATCCTACAAGACTCATTCCGCTAATTCCTCCTGGTGCAGCTCCTAGAATTGTTGTAATGATATCTATATTAAGTAATCTGCTTGTCCATAATCCAATTGCTAATCCAGTAATAACTAAAGTAAAAGTTATTAATATAGCTGGCCTCCATAAATTTTGGATATCAATTAATGAGTCTTTTGTTAATGACGTACCAATGACTGTTCCAATGCCGATTTCTAAAATTGTTCTTGTTCCAATCGGCCACTCTGCGATGTCGACTTTGCCACTTATGCTAAGTAAGCTTGCCCCTATTAACGCACCTGCTAGAGGAGCCGCAGGAATTCCTGTTTTTAGAGCTAAAGCTCCAAAAATACAACCTGCAAAAAGGTAATAGATTAAATTTATGTTAGGCATAAATTTCAAGGATTTCTGAACATAATATTAGAAATTTTTTTTTTTGTTTAAGTTTATAGTCAAATAATATTTTTTGTTTCCTCTCGTAATGTCCCCTTTTGTTGGCATAATATTAACTAAAGCATGATTTTTTATGTCTTCACAAATTTCTTATAAAGATAATAAAAACCGTATCAAGAAAAAATTATCTTTTTTTGAGGGTGGCCACCAGCTCGAAAAATTAGAGTTTGCCCTAGCAATAGCTCAAACCAAAGGTGATGAAAAACAATCAATCGTTCTAAGAAAAAAGATTGTTGAATTAGGTGGAAATGTTGAAGAGCCGGGTACTTAACTTAATTTCCCTCTAGATATTTTGATGCTACTACTAACGCTTCACCTGCTTGTTGTGCTGTAATTTTACCGAGTTTGAGAAGTGTATTACTTATCGCAGAAACTACCGTAATAATATCTCTATCATTCACATAACCTAAATGTCCGACTCTGAATATTTTCCCCTTCAGATGATCTTGACCACCGGCAAGTAGAATATCAAAATTATTTTTTATTGTTTTTCTAAATTCTTCAGCATCAATTCCTTCAGTTTTTATTGCAGTAATTGAAGGACTTAAATATTTTTCGTCAGCAAATAATTTTAGATTTAAAGCCTTTACTGCATTGCTCATAGCTAATTTGTGTTTATTGTGTCTTAGGAAAATGTTATTTAAGCCTTCTTCTCTCATCATTTTTAAAGCTTCATCTAAAGCAAAAACTAAATTAACTGCTGGGGTGTATGGATTACTGTTAGTTAAAAGACTTTTTCTGTAGGATTTTAAATTTAAATAAAATTTTGGCAGATTAGATTTCTCTGCAGCTAACCATGCTTTTTGGCTCATTGCTATAAAGCTAAGCCCTGGAGGTATCATATACCCCTTTTGTGATCCAGAGGCAACGATATCTAATTCCCATTCATCTACTGGTACATTGCAAGCTCCAAGACTTGTAACGCAGTCAACAATAGATAAAGCTGTGTTGTGTGCACGAATATATGAACTGATAGTTTCTAAATCATTAATTACACCTGTTGATGTTTCAGAATGAGTCAAAATAACCGCCTTTATTTCTTTTTGCTTATCTTCCTCTAATATCTTTTTGAATTCTCCTGGATCAAGTGGAGTTCCCCACTCAGAATCAATTTTTATTACTTCAAGACCAAATTCTTTTGCAACTTTTACCCATCTTTCGCCAAATTTTCCATTTTCTCCACAAATTACTTTATCTCCTTTACTTAAGGTATTTATTATTCCAGCCTCCATTGCGGCAGTCCCACTACCAGTGATTGTTAGAACATCATTTTGAGTTTGATGAAGCCACTGTAAATTTTTAGTTGTACTCTCTACGAGATCTTGAAATTCTTTACTGCGATGGCCTATTGGATGCTTACTTAATGCTTGTAAAACTTTTTCTGGAACTGGCGTGGGTCCAGGAATCATCAATGATAATTTTTGTTGTATGGCCACTTTTTATTAAATAGGTCATTCTTAGATTAGTTCTCATTATATATTTTTCAATTACTTGATTTGAAAAAAGGATTTTCTTTACCTTTGTGGGTTGCTGGAGCTGCTAAGTCAGCATTAAATAAACTAGCAGGTTTACCATTTAAGAATTATGAACTAATAAAAATTCCTAATGAAAAAAAAGAAATAAAAATCGAGATTCATTCTGTTGGTTTACTTCAAGATGACTCGCATTCATTAGGAATTACTTTTGCAAAGTCTGGCTTAGATCTTGACATTACACAAAACTTAGAGATATGGACAATAGCCTCTTTAGAAAAAATTTCTTTTAATAATCCTGTTCAAAAAATTCCAATAAATATTATTGCAGGATCTGGTGTAGGCATAAAAGAAGATACATCAGAGATATGCATTTCTAATTTTGCTAAAGAAGTTTTATATGAAAATTTGTTAGATAGTATTCCTGACGGTTTTAATTTGAAATTAGAAATTATTTTCCCAAATGGGGAGTTTTTAGCAGAAAGAACTAGTAATAAGTCATTTGGTATTGTTGATGGATTATCTATTATTGGGACTTCTGCTGAGACTTATTCGAGTGCTTCACCTGATCAATTAGCAGAAGCTAAAAATAATTTAGCTAAGTTAATTCAAAACCCTTTTAAAGGGGAAGTGATATTTGTTATTGGTGAAAATGGGTTAAATTTGGCTAAAACTTATAATGTTAATTTGCCAATTATCAAAGTTGGAAATTGGATAGGACCATTATTAGTTGATGCTGCAATAAAAAAAGTTAAAACTGTAATTCTTTTTGGTTATCACGGGAAATTAATTAAATTAGCAGGCGGTATTTTTCATACACATAATCATTTGGCTGATGCAAGAATTGAGATTCTTATTTATTTAGCCGTTCGAGAAAAGTTACCTCCTGAAATAATACTTGAATTATCTCAGTTAGATAATCTTGAGAATGCATTACAACTTCTTGAGAGATTTAATAAATCTTCAGCTGATAAATTATTCAAGAATTTATCAAATACGATCGAAAAGCGTTCTTCTACTTATGTAAATAGGTATGTAAAAACCGATATGGAAATCGCATCAATTATTTTTGATAGAAAAAGGAAAATTAGGTGGGCTGGAATTAACGGTAATAATTATATTTCTTATTTTCAATGAGATTAATTTGTGAAGCATTATGCTTTTGTAAATAAATTGAGTTAACTTTTATACATGAGTCAAATAATTTTAAAAAAAGAAAGAGATCCTTCAATATTAATTTTGGATTTCGGATCTCAATATTCTGAGTTAATTGCAAGAAGAATTAGAGAAACTAATGTTTTTTCTCTTGTAGTAAGTAATTACATTTCAATTGAGGAAATTAAAAATATTAATCCTAAAGGGATTATTTTGAGTGGAGGGCCAAATTCTGTATATGAACAAAATGCTCCTAAGTGTGATGAAAAAATTTTTAATTTAGGTATTCCTATTCTTGGCATATGCTATGGAATGCAATTAATGGTCAAAGAACTTGGAGGGTCTGTTATTTCAGCAACCAAAAAAGCTGAATACGGTAGAGCTCCAATAAATTTAAACCAAGAATCTGACCTCCTTTCTGATGTAGAAGATGGATCTATTATGTGGATGAGTCATGGTGATTCTATTAATTGTTTGCCTGATGGATTTAATAAAATTGCGCATACCGAGAACACACTCCATGCAGCAATTTCAAATGATTTAAAGAAATTATTTGGTGTACAATTTCATCCTGAAGTTATTCATTCAGAGTTTGGGATGACCGTAATTAAAAATTTTGTTTATAAAATTTCTTGTTGTGTGGCTGATTGGACAACCGAAACCTATATAGAAGAAACTATTCCCAGGATAAGAGCGCAAGTTGGCAATAAAAAAGTTTTGCTTGCTTTATCGGGAGGAGTTGATTCCTCAACTCTTGCTTTTCTTCTTAATAAAGCAATTGGGAATCAACTTACATGCATGTTTATAGACCAAGGTTTCATGAGAAAAGGTGAACCAGAATTTTTAATGAATTTTTTTGATAAGAAATTTAAAATAAAAGTTGAATATATTAATGCAAGAGAAAGGTTTATTGCCAAATTAGAAGGGATTACTGATCCAGAACAAAAAAGGAAAATTATAGGTGAAGAATTTATTAGAGTATTTGAGGAAGAAAGTAATAGATTGGGACCTTTTCAGTATTTAGCCCAAGGTACTCTTTATCCTGATGTAATTGAAAGTGCTGGTACTAATGTAGACCCTAAGACTGGTGAAAGAATAGCTGTAAAAATAAAGAGTCATCATAACGTGGGTGGCTTGCCAAAAGATTTACAATTTAAATTAGTTGAGCCATTAAGAAAACTTTTTAAGGATGAAGTCCGAAAAGTTGGCGCTGCTCTAGGTTTGCCGGATGAAATTATAAAAAGGCATCCATTTCCAGGCCCTGGATTAGCTATAAGAATTTTGGGAGAGGTAAATAATGAAAAACTTAATTGTTTAAGAGATGCAGACTGGATAGTAAGAGATGAAATTAAAAAAGCAGGTCTTTACAATGATATTTGGCAAGCTTTTGCAGTATTGCTACCGGTTAAAACTGTAGGAGTGATGGGAGATAAAAGGACTTATGCATGGCCAATAGTTTTACGTTGTGTATCAAGTGAGGATGGTATGACAGCAGATTGGTCAAAAATTCCTTTTCAGATTTTGGAGAGGATTGCAAATAGAATCGTAAACGAAGTAGATTCAGTTAATAGAGTTGTTTATGATATAACAAGTAAACCTCCTGGAACTATTGAGTGGGAATAGTCCAAAAGTAGAGAACTCAGTTATAGGATAAAAAAGTGTGCTCACCGGAAGATAACTTTTCTTTTTTTACTTATTTGCAATGGATCTGACGTGATTCTGCTCACCTTTGTATCACTCTGAGCAAAATGTGACTGTCTATGGAGAAGTCTTAAAAATGGGTTTTCTCTACATTTTTATTTTTGATTTCTATCTTTTATTCTCTAAAAAGATAATGCGAACTTTCACCCTAAATTTTTTTATTGCGTTTATGACAAGATTAAAAAACTTTTCAAAAACAGTTCTTTTTTAAAGTTTAGTGGCAATTATTTTACTTTTTCTAATGCTGAGGATTTGAACTCTTCAAAATCAAACTTAGTAAATATTATTGCGATATGAATTATGAGTATCTAATTTCTTTGACTGTTAAATAAAAAAATTGCTCAGATTAATATTTGTTTTTTTCAAAGAGAAACCAATTTGAATCATCGCTTTTCAAACAACTATCATGCTTCCAGAAAAAACCATAGTCAATAAGTCGCGCAGATGGATATAAGTCCCAAAACTCTTTAGCGAAGTCTCGTTTAAATAATTTACCTTCATGACCTCTGTATGTCACTTCCGTTGGATAAGGAGAAAAGTATTCATCTATCAGAATATATTTACTTGAATGTTTATACAATTTTGCGTAAAACTCTGGCAGGAGATCAGGATTTTGATGAATAAGAACACCTCTCGAAATGGTAAGTTCGTATTGTTTATTTGAATTCCATTCATAAATGGATCCACACCAACCTTGATGTTTTTTGGTGAGAATTGAAAATGCTTTTTTATTGATTTCGATTCCAAAGGTTTCTGATTTTGGAAAAATTGACTTGATTGCATCAAGATTTAAACCAATATTGGCGCCAATTTCAAGTGCGCTATTAATGCTGATTTTATTTGCAATTAAAATTTTAGAAAAATTATTTACGCAGGAATGGTCTGAGTTCCTCTCAACATAATTATTACCGAAATCACCTGCCCAAAAAATTTCTTGATCTGTTTTCATTAAATAAATTTCAAATTAATATATAAAATTATCATCTTTTTTTTTGATGGACAATAAAAATATATATTATTGCCTTGCGCTAATGTTGATTTATTTTTAAATTTTATTAGTAAAAAAGGTAATTTTTATACTATTTAAGATATCTCAATAGATTTATCGTTTTTTGAATAGTTCAAATATTGTTATTATTAGACATCCATGCCTACCTCATGCTCATTTCATGCTCGCCCAAGAAATGTCTGTTAGTATGACCCAAAGCAACCTTTTCAAAAACTGATGTTTGCTTTTTCTTTTAAAACTAGCACCATTTAATGGGAGTAACTTAACAAATTTTCTAAAAAAATTTAATACTTTATATTGTATGTAAAAAATATTTTTAAATGAGATATAAATTGTAATGAACGAGATTATTAAATTAAGTAGATCTACTGTTGAAAAATATATAAGTTGTCCAAGATGTTGCGTACTTGACAAAAAATATAAAATAAAACCGCCATCACTACCATTTACTTTAAATATAGCTGTAGATAATTTGTGTAAAAATGAATTTGATTATTACAGAAAAATTCAGGAGCCGCACCCTTTGTTTATTGAACATGGTATTGATGCTGTTCCTTTTAAACACAAAGATTTAGAACGTTGGAGAAGTAATTTTCAAGGGATAAGGTATAAGTCAAATCAACATAATTATGATTTTGGTGGAGCTGTGGATGATATTTGGCAGAAAAAAAATGGTGATCTTATTATTGTTGATGTAAAAGCAACATCTAGAAATAATTTTGATTGGTCTGAGACTTTTAATAAATACGAATATGCAAAAGCTTATAAGAGGCAATTAGAAATGTATCAGTGGCTTTTTAAAAAAAACGGTTTTCAAGTAGCTAAAGAAGCTTTTCTTTTATATTTTAATGGAAAAAAAAATGAAGAGTTATTTAATAACCAATTAAATTTTGACGTACATCTAATTAAATTAGATTGTTCTACTTCATGGGTAGAAAAGAAGATAATTGATACCGTTAATTTATTGAGTTCGGATGTTTTTCCAAAACCCTCCTCAAATTGCGAATACTGTAATTATTTAAAGAAGCGTTGGCAGTTATCGATAACTGAATATACATAAAATAATTTTTCAAATTTCTGGAAAAATAGTGAATAAAAGATAATCTTTAATAAGATTATTAAATTAGACTTTTGATAAAATCGAAAAATTCTGAAAGAAAGATAACTAATCATCTTCAACAAGATGTGGTCAAAGTTTCTGGTAAAAC
The Prochlorococcus marinus XMU1405 genome window above contains:
- a CDS encoding pyridoxal-phosphate-dependent aminotransferase family protein, with protein sequence MIPGPTPVPEKVLQALSKHPIGHRSKEFQDLVESTTKNLQWLHQTQNDVLTITGSGTAAMEAGIINTLSKGDKVICGENGKFGERWVKVAKEFGLEVIKIDSEWGTPLDPGEFKKILEEDKQKEIKAVILTHSETSTGVINDLETISSYIRAHNTALSIVDCVTSLGACNVPVDEWELDIVASGSQKGYMIPPGLSFIAMSQKAWLAAEKSNLPKFYLNLKSYRKSLLTNSNPYTPAVNLVFALDEALKMMREEGLNNIFLRHNKHKLAMSNAVKALNLKLFADEKYLSPSITAIKTEGIDAEEFRKTIKNNFDILLAGGQDHLKGKIFRVGHLGYVNDRDIITVVSAISNTLLKLGKITAQQAGEALVVASKYLEGN
- the pdxA gene encoding 4-hydroxythreonine-4-phosphate dehydrogenase PdxA codes for the protein MIFQNTNKKLKVVLSVGDESGIGPEIILKALFSNEIPENIDYILVGSKKNLQNTFTHLRSLGLENLANPDNLKIHDLEISSSDNDPKLTHGNSSFYYLTKAIEIVKQYPNSALVTGPICKKSWSLAGHFFTGQTEVLAKSCGVKNVGMLFTAKSPITGWRFNTLLATTHIALCEVPKKLTTELIHSKLDLFKDFCNTYIDRPTLKVAGLNPHAGEEGILGHEEQDWLNDALLTWKEKNKNIKLLGPLSPDSCWNSSVKAWNDKNAEKHDGILAMYHDQGLIPMKVIALNYSVNTTIGLPFIRTSPDHGTGFDIAGKGIAQSQSMIEAIKAAIEMTNNSRLLNTH
- the accB gene encoding acetyl-CoA carboxylase biotin carboxyl carrier protein, with the translated sequence MAMKLDHEDLNRLIEKISTSDIQEFSLEGEDFKLEIKRNLFDQNQVTNNLVPNTSFDRQTIANKKNINDNIPIVNEPEEPQVAPLGRSDLVEITSPMVGTFYRAAAPDEEPFVEVGNNVKVGQTICILEAMKLMNEIESEFNAEIVEILVENGTPVEFGQVLMRVKQS
- the guaA gene encoding glutamine-hydrolyzing GMP synthase; translated protein: MSQIILKKERDPSILILDFGSQYSELIARRIRETNVFSLVVSNYISIEEIKNINPKGIILSGGPNSVYEQNAPKCDEKIFNLGIPILGICYGMQLMVKELGGSVISATKKAEYGRAPINLNQESDLLSDVEDGSIMWMSHGDSINCLPDGFNKIAHTENTLHAAISNDLKKLFGVQFHPEVIHSEFGMTVIKNFVYKISCCVADWTTETYIEETIPRIRAQVGNKKVLLALSGGVDSSTLAFLLNKAIGNQLTCMFIDQGFMRKGEPEFLMNFFDKKFKIKVEYINARERFIAKLEGITDPEQKRKIIGEEFIRVFEEESNRLGPFQYLAQGTLYPDVIESAGTNVDPKTGERIAVKIKSHHNVGGLPKDLQFKLVEPLRKLFKDEVRKVGAALGLPDEIIKRHPFPGPGLAIRILGEVNNEKLNCLRDADWIVRDEIKKAGLYNDIWQAFAVLLPVKTVGVMGDKRTYAWPIVLRCVSSEDGMTADWSKIPFQILERIANRIVNEVDSVNRVVYDITSKPPGTIEWE
- a CDS encoding PD-(D/E)XK nuclease family protein, whose amino-acid sequence is MNEIIKLSRSTVEKYISCPRCCVLDKKYKIKPPSLPFTLNIAVDNLCKNEFDYYRKIQEPHPLFIEHGIDAVPFKHKDLERWRSNFQGIRYKSNQHNYDFGGAVDDIWQKKNGDLIIVDVKATSRNNFDWSETFNKYEYAKAYKRQLEMYQWLFKKNGFQVAKEAFLLYFNGKKNEELFNNQLNFDVHLIKLDCSTSWVEKKIIDTVNLLSSDVFPKPSSNCEYCNYLKKRWQLSITEYT
- a CDS encoding SDR family NAD(P)-dependent oxidoreductase — translated: MNKPASQLGNKNKFLIFGCGFSGSFFAKTIRKFGCTVLTSSRSASKDPNSFIFNSENGVVPDEEIFDGVTHILSCIPPDRNGRDPVLDSLQSKLQDLSLEWVGYLSTTGVYGNTEGGWVSEIDEPNPFQERSFNRLNCEKKWIESSLPVQIFRLPGIYGPGRSTFEAIKNQKIRVILKKAQVFSRVHVADITHAIIYLLQNKNYLKFHQIINIADDKPCSQIEVIQYCYDLLGLKMPKPILFEDAKDELSPIAQSFWMENRRVSNKLLCETLGYKLIYKNYKMGLRNCYLNS
- a CDS encoding HNH endonuclease, producing the protein MHINDAVFLEDLCPKFRFRQWRKSIHRFTGKSCIYCGKPSESIDHVIPRSQGGLSTTENCVPACLSCNGDKSDENALYWYRKQKFYDPRRAMAIRAWLEGDLRLAIRLLQWANPNFKVKNKNYLTDESEYKAA
- a CDS encoding AbrB family transcriptional regulator, with the translated sequence MPNINLIYYLFAGCIFGALALKTGIPAAPLAGALIGASLLSISGKVDIAEWPIGTRTILEIGIGTVIGTSLTKDSLIDIQNLWRPAILITFTLVITGLAIGLWTSRLLNIDIITTILGAAPGGISGMSLVGSEYGVGAAVATLHAVRLITVLLILPLVVKCLNIFGIIKS
- a CDS encoding pseudaminic acid biosynthesis-associated methylase; this encodes MKTDQEIFWAGDFGNNYVERNSDHSCVNNFSKILIANKISINSALEIGANIGLNLDAIKSIFPKSETFGIEINKKAFSILTKKHQGWCGSIYEWNSNKQYELTISRGVLIHQNPDLLPEFYAKLYKHSSKYILIDEYFSPYPTEVTYRGHEGKLFKRDFAKEFWDLYPSARLIDYGFFWKHDSCLKSDDSNWFLFEKNKY
- the efp gene encoding elongation factor P is translated as MISSNDFRTGTTIEIDGQVWRVVEFLHVKPGKGSAFVRTKLKSVQSGNVVEKTFRAGESVQQAILEKSNLQHTYVESGDYVFMDMTSFEETRLTSEQIGKGAKYLKEGMEVNVIFHNGKVLEVELPISITLKVTETDPGVKGDTASGGTKPAILETGAQVMVPLFISVGEMIKIDTRNDSYLGREN
- a CDS encoding DUF6554 family protein, with amino-acid sequence MQKFKKRKLILLALGIFTPITLTTSRVNASSFGAEIFCTMRDGGNDHESSWDAAYSYIKKQKGGIFKVSPKNAAAQITETVIREKEELSYCVEYLDNLHPNRKLIRDLEKEEKRKEKEEKDKELRRKRLEKELEEANDETFTDETLDRYSY
- the cbiD gene encoding cobalt-precorrin-5B (C(1))-methyltransferase CbiD, giving the protein MKKGFSLPLWVAGAAKSALNKLAGLPFKNYELIKIPNEKKEIKIEIHSVGLLQDDSHSLGITFAKSGLDLDITQNLEIWTIASLEKISFNNPVQKIPINIIAGSGVGIKEDTSEICISNFAKEVLYENLLDSIPDGFNLKLEIIFPNGEFLAERTSNKSFGIVDGLSIIGTSAETYSSASPDQLAEAKNNLAKLIQNPFKGEVIFVIGENGLNLAKTYNVNLPIIKVGNWIGPLLVDAAIKKVKTVILFGYHGKLIKLAGGIFHTHNHLADARIEILIYLAVREKLPPEIILELSQLDNLENALQLLERFNKSSADKLFKNLSNTIEKRSSTYVNRYVKTDMEIASIIFDRKRKIRWAGINGNNYISYFQ